A genomic region of [Eubacterium] eligens ATCC 27750 contains the following coding sequences:
- a CDS encoding type I restriction-modification system subunit M, producing MAVKKTQLYASLWASCDKLRGGMDSSEYKDYILTLLFMKYVTDKFKNKGAYEDIKVFDKAHDKDPDPEKRTGCSFDDFIALKGKKNIGEGMDKIIARLADENTDLKGVIDIAHFNDEKKLGSGKEMVDKLTDLISIFQRPELDFSRNKAEGDDIIGDAYEYLMRKFATESGKSKGQFYTPAEVSRILANVVGISHCTDASATVCDPACGSGSLLIRAIDAAPFPIMGYGQEKESTTAGLAKMNAVLHRKAEIIIKSGNTFSNPQYMDKSDNSVLERFDYIVANPPFSMKNWRDGIAGKEYGRFEGYGDMPPEKNGDYAWLMHILKTLKSNGKAAVILPHGVLFRGNAEATIRETIIKKHWIKGIISLPANLFYGTGIAACVLVIDKEGAANRQGIFMIDASRGYVKDGNKNRLRERDIYRIITTFNEQITTDPKYARFVPNDEIEKKNEYNLNITRYIDSTDPEDIQDIYAHIHGGIPAIDIDGLSKYWKVFPSLKSELLSAISEKYYSLNVEHESIRQTIYKNTEFSKYGEKLDEAFAAWKAKEYPVLSALNEEVVARELIVSLAKDIIAEFEHLTLIDKYDVYQVLLAYWNEVMNDDVSLIISESDGYTNARATDNIEEEITQGKNKGEMKVIGWEGRLLPKSIVVDAFFREEKNAIEEAESIIDETEVRLSDLIESADEESALADVVENGKVKAKDIEAKIVELTSTIETEETIELEVIRMDLQFVNTKKRLEAYLVGHPLCKSAVNENGKITKSSIDYRLRIIRTEECIPESLQDDVNQLKAALDLCGKVSDYNKVVKELNKALDEKCRARYEKFTDNEILDLLVNKKWFDSIFFGISDLYTAISHRLTSRIIELSERYEDTLPELDKVTTEYEAKVKSHLERMGFKW from the coding sequence ATGGCTGTCAAGAAAACGCAATTATATGCATCGCTGTGGGCGAGCTGTGATAAACTTCGCGGAGGTATGGATTCCTCAGAGTATAAGGACTATATCCTGACACTTTTATTCATGAAGTATGTCACTGATAAATTTAAGAATAAAGGAGCATATGAAGACATTAAGGTCTTTGATAAGGCACATGATAAAGATCCAGATCCAGAGAAGCGAACGGGCTGCTCTTTTGACGACTTTATTGCTCTGAAGGGAAAAAAGAACATCGGCGAGGGCATGGATAAAATCATAGCTCGCCTTGCTGACGAGAACACTGACCTGAAGGGTGTTATTGATATTGCTCATTTCAATGATGAGAAGAAGCTGGGAAGCGGTAAAGAAATGGTCGATAAATTGACTGATCTTATCTCTATCTTCCAGCGTCCGGAACTTGACTTCTCTCGAAACAAGGCAGAAGGTGATGACATCATCGGCGATGCCTACGAGTATCTAATGCGTAAATTCGCTACAGAGAGCGGAAAGAGCAAGGGACAATTCTATACGCCTGCAGAGGTTTCCAGAATTCTTGCTAATGTAGTAGGCATTAGTCACTGCACGGATGCTAGCGCCACGGTATGCGATCCGGCTTGTGGTAGTGGTAGTTTGTTGATTCGAGCTATCGATGCAGCGCCATTTCCAATTATGGGTTATGGTCAGGAAAAAGAAAGCACAACAGCTGGTCTTGCTAAGATGAATGCTGTTCTGCACCGTAAGGCTGAAATTATCATCAAGAGCGGTAATACATTCTCAAATCCGCAGTATATGGATAAATCGGATAACTCCGTACTTGAGCGTTTTGATTACATAGTGGCAAATCCGCCTTTTTCCATGAAAAACTGGCGCGATGGAATTGCCGGTAAAGAATATGGTCGGTTTGAGGGCTATGGGGATATGCCTCCGGAAAAGAACGGAGACTATGCTTGGCTTATGCATATTCTTAAAACTCTAAAGTCAAATGGTAAGGCTGCGGTTATTTTGCCTCATGGAGTCCTCTTCCGTGGAAATGCAGAGGCTACCATCAGAGAAACTATTATAAAGAAACATTGGATCAAGGGCATTATTAGCCTTCCGGCAAACTTGTTTTATGGCACTGGAATAGCTGCATGTGTACTCGTGATTGATAAAGAAGGTGCTGCAAACCGACAGGGCATCTTTATGATTGATGCTAGCCGTGGGTATGTTAAGGATGGCAATAAGAATCGTTTGAGAGAACGCGATATCTACAGAATCATTACTACCTTTAATGAGCAGATTACTACAGATCCTAAGTATGCGCGTTTCGTACCCAATGATGAAATTGAAAAGAAGAATGAGTATAACCTGAACATCACCCGATATATTGACTCCACAGATCCGGAGGATATTCAGGATATTTATGCCCATATTCATGGCGGCATTCCTGCGATTGACATCGATGGTCTATCTAAATACTGGAAAGTATTTCCTTCGCTGAAATCAGAGCTGCTGTCAGCTATTAGCGAAAAATACTACAGCTTGAATGTTGAGCACGAAAGTATTCGACAAACGATATATAAAAATACTGAATTCTCGAAGTATGGTGAGAAACTCGATGAGGCATTTGCTGCATGGAAGGCAAAAGAATATCCGGTTCTTTCTGCCCTTAATGAAGAAGTGGTTGCAAGAGAGCTGATTGTAAGTCTTGCTAAAGATATCATTGCCGAATTTGAACACCTGACACTGATTGACAAATATGATGTATATCAGGTGTTGCTGGCCTATTGGAATGAGGTCATGAACGATGATGTGTCGCTTATCATAAGCGAATCGGATGGCTACACCAACGCCAGAGCGACAGACAATATCGAGGAAGAGATTACGCAGGGAAAGAATAAGGGTGAAATGAAGGTCATCGGATGGGAAGGTCGTTTGCTCCCGAAATCTATTGTAGTAGATGCCTTTTTCCGTGAAGAGAAGAATGCCATAGAAGAAGCCGAGAGCATTATTGACGAGACGGAAGTTCGGCTTTCTGATCTGATTGAAAGTGCGGACGAAGAATCTGCTCTTGCTGATGTGGTTGAGAACGGGAAAGTTAAAGCGAAGGATATCGAAGCCAAAATAGTTGAGTTGACAAGCACGATTGAAACAGAAGAAACCATAGAGCTCGAAGTGATCCGCATGGATCTCCAGTTTGTCAATACAAAGAAGCGGCTGGAAGCGTATCTTGTGGGGCATCCGCTTTGCAAGAGTGCAGTCAACGAAAATGGAAAAATTACAAAGAGCTCTATTGACTATCGGTTACGTATTATTCGTACAGAAGAATGCATACCTGAGAGCTTGCAGGATGACGTAAACCAGTTGAAGGCAGCTTTAGATCTTTGTGGCAAGGTGTCAGATTACAATAAGGTTGTCAAAGAGCTGAACAAGGCTCTGGATGAAAAGTGCCGGGCAAGATATGAAAAATTTACAGATAACGAAATTCTAGATCTGCTTGTGAACAAAAAGTGGTTTGATAGCATTTTCTTTGGAATCAGTGATTTGTATACTGCGATTTCCCATCGTTTGACGAGTAGGATTATTGAACTTTCTGAGAGATACGAGGATACACTGCCGGAGCTTGACAAAGTCACTACTGAATATGAGGCAAAGGTAAAGTCTCATCTTGAAAGGATGGGATTCAAATGGTAA
- a CDS encoding helix-turn-helix domain-containing protein, with product MEEIMNDKWIGIDEAAEYLGIKTVTLRSWIRNGKEDLPAQKIGKQWKFKISELDEWVKSGKSAD from the coding sequence ATGGAAGAAATCATGAATGACAAATGGATAGGCATAGATGAAGCTGCGGAATATTTAGGAATCAAAACAGTCACTCTTCGTAGCTGGATCAGAAATGGCAAAGAAGATTTGCCTGCTCAAAAAATCGGGAAACAGTGGAAGTTTAAAATTTCCGAACTTGATGAATGGGTTAAGAGCGGTAAAAGCGCTGACTGA
- a CDS encoding DUF2815 family protein — protein MNKNVKINNPMKVITGPDTRWSYANVWELKSINGGTPKYSVSLIIPKSDTKTIAKIEAAIEAAYKEGEAKLKGNGKSVPALSVIKTPLRDGDMERPDDPAYANAYFVNANATSAPGIVDADRNPILTRSEVYSGVYGRASISFYAFNSSGNKGIACGLNNLQKIRDGEPLGGKASAESDFASDEDDDFLD, from the coding sequence ATGAACAAGAATGTAAAAATCAACAATCCTATGAAGGTAATCACTGGTCCTGACACTCGTTGGTCTTATGCGAACGTCTGGGAGCTGAAATCCATCAATGGAGGTACTCCGAAGTACAGCGTATCTCTGATCATCCCGAAGTCTGATACCAAGACCATCGCCAAGATTGAAGCTGCCATTGAGGCCGCTTACAAGGAGGGCGAGGCCAAGCTCAAGGGCAATGGTAAGTCCGTACCTGCCCTCTCTGTCATCAAGACGCCCCTTCGTGATGGTGACATGGAGCGTCCGGACGATCCGGCCTACGCCAATGCCTATTTTGTAAATGCCAATGCAACCTCTGCTCCTGGCATCGTGGATGCAGACCGCAATCCAATCCTTACTCGTTCCGAAGTCTACTCCGGTGTATATGGTCGCGCCAGCATCAGCTTCTATGCCTTCAATAGCTCTGGCAATAAGGGTATCGCCTGCGGTCTTAACAATCTGCAGAAGATTCGTGACGGTGAGCCTCTTGGTGGCAAGGCATCTGCTGAGTCTGATTTCGCATCTGATGAAGATGACGATTTCCTGGATTAA
- a CDS encoding restriction endonuclease subunit S — protein sequence MVNAILRTYIPDDWSVITLGNYAQIFRGGSPRPIQAFLTTSDQGVNWIKIGDVGEEDKFIKSTEEKIVPEGVSCSRMVFRGDLILSNSMSYGRPYIMNIEGCIHDGWLVIQKYDRVFDRDYLYYALSSGLTMKQYVAMAAGSSVQNLNKEKVSKVVLPCPRISEQKSIAEVLSDIDTLIIDLKKIIRKKKDIRQGTMQMLVTGKKRLSGFDGNWRVTTLDRLCYIVTKQTGFDYSAEIKPSLVTTPQIGTIPFIQNKDFEAFDINYNTDFFIPYDVAEKYPRILLNEVCLLISISGRIGNVAIFDNEQTSFAGGAVGIAKLYEPELASWCMLYLSSKDGQEQIFSNEKVGAQHNLTVADVRKLEIKMPAKSEREAIIKVLTDMNDEIEVLEEKLDKYQKIKQGMMDELLTGKVRLV from the coding sequence ATGGTAAATGCAATTTTAAGAACATATATTCCTGATGATTGGAGTGTAATCACGTTAGGAAATTATGCACAGATTTTTAGAGGCGGCTCACCAAGACCTATTCAAGCATTTTTGACGACAAGTGATCAAGGTGTTAATTGGATAAAAATTGGCGACGTAGGTGAGGAAGATAAATTCATAAAATCAACTGAAGAAAAAATCGTACCAGAGGGAGTTTCATGTTCTAGAATGGTATTCAGAGGTGATCTTATTCTCTCTAATTCGATGAGCTATGGACGTCCATATATCATGAATATCGAGGGTTGCATTCATGATGGTTGGCTCGTCATTCAAAAATATGACAGAGTCTTTGATAGAGACTATTTGTATTATGCGCTTAGTTCGGGTTTGACAATGAAACAGTATGTTGCAATGGCAGCTGGGAGCAGTGTTCAGAACCTAAATAAGGAGAAAGTTTCAAAAGTAGTTCTACCTTGTCCAAGGATATCTGAACAAAAATCAATAGCAGAAGTTTTATCGGATATAGATACACTAATTATAGATTTGAAAAAAATTATTCGTAAGAAAAAAGATATTCGCCAAGGAACAATGCAAATGCTTGTAACTGGAAAGAAACGATTAAGTGGATTTGATGGAAACTGGAGAGTGACGACTCTAGATCGGCTCTGCTATATAGTGACAAAGCAAACAGGATTTGATTATAGCGCAGAGATTAAGCCGTCGCTTGTGACTACACCACAAATTGGAACCATCCCATTCATTCAAAATAAGGATTTTGAGGCGTTTGATATCAATTACAATACAGACTTTTTCATTCCCTATGATGTAGCAGAAAAGTATCCCAGGATCCTTCTGAATGAGGTGTGTCTACTGATATCAATTTCAGGGCGCATAGGAAACGTTGCAATCTTTGATAATGAGCAGACTTCGTTCGCTGGAGGAGCGGTTGGTATTGCAAAACTGTATGAGCCTGAATTGGCAAGTTGGTGCATGCTGTATTTGTCTAGCAAGGACGGACAAGAGCAGATTTTCTCCAATGAAAAAGTTGGAGCACAGCATAATTTGACGGTAGCTGATGTCCGAAAACTCGAAATCAAGATGCCTGCAAAGTCAGAGAGAGAAGCTATTATCAAAGTTTTAACGGATATGAATGATGAAATCGAAGTCCTTGAAGAAAAATTAGATAAGTATCAAAAAATCAAACAAGGTATGATGGACGAATTGCTGACCGGCAAGGTCAGGTTAGTGTAA
- a CDS encoding YgjP-like metallopeptidase domain-containing protein: MRIVISGIPIDVQKKNIKNMHLQVKPPDGHVVISAPLSVDDKAIEAYVRTQLGFIKRAIAQFQDQPRASKRQYVSGETMYIWGKQYFLVFKPDNQKNRFEIQNQNIILSMSAKSTVKQRDAYVKEEYRKILKEEIEKRLPKWEAQTGLKCDSWQTKYMVTKWGACSTGKKKLWFNLQLAQKPYACLDYIILHELTHLITRKHDATFIAHMDKCMPNWREIRKELNDSRLDYYEAQDESPLQKLIDQSRYDDIRDAAIAYIQEERSGDTKRLSIVDMEIENVIHIEQPEDGVIAFDVIASCDVEMPSASHKGYFNERWLKIHCQVTLGIDMSGFRIMSVGNCEMQEESDNDRLSGELVPIISSDQFEDEAEKFLTRYCPDALDKPMRVPIETIASDMKLHVIEDVPLSDDLTYFGTIIFDNVNVLDKHRKITIRNAKRGTVYLDQRVSYERSVGTKRTTLAHECFHWYRHQPYHVLMKMIGANDNLGRAIQCQIAANTTDSDKWKAVDWMEWQAKGVAPRILMPAKTTCLKANQLLAAYGGIDDASIAAYENVIDEMAELFDVSRQAVKVRLMDLGYSKAEGAYPFVDGQYVRGYSFEAGALGKNQTFTIPYADLFKAYCFDREFKKLIDSGQFVFTDRHLVLNNEKYIVRNQAGNVTLSEYALTHMDECCVVFSKGYSYQSKYQGAKYYTQFMRNAAPVENQVEYSFELNTHNRTLLDQIQNAKRRSEALRKYPGSFAETLVALQKERKLSNKQLADRSLVGEKTIQRLRNDEAYPTSVQTVLALCVGLKLPLPEAEMFLGKTDFKLNSLKGEGYVYQCVMGACAENSIYEINEMLKENGITPLGSDPGLQ, from the coding sequence ATGCGCATTGTCATTTCCGGTATCCCAATTGATGTGCAAAAAAAGAATATAAAAAATATGCACCTTCAGGTGAAGCCGCCGGATGGACATGTGGTAATTTCTGCGCCCTTATCCGTGGACGATAAAGCTATAGAGGCTTATGTCAGAACTCAGCTGGGCTTTATCAAGAGGGCTATCGCGCAATTTCAGGATCAGCCAAGAGCATCAAAGCGGCAGTATGTTTCAGGTGAGACGATGTATATATGGGGAAAGCAGTACTTTCTTGTCTTTAAGCCTGACAATCAAAAGAACCGCTTCGAGATTCAGAATCAAAATATTATTCTATCCATGAGTGCTAAGAGTACCGTGAAACAGCGAGATGCTTATGTGAAAGAAGAATATCGAAAGATTCTGAAGGAAGAAATAGAAAAGCGTCTGCCTAAGTGGGAAGCGCAGACAGGACTTAAATGTGATTCTTGGCAAACAAAATATATGGTTACAAAATGGGGTGCCTGCAGTACAGGCAAAAAGAAGCTGTGGTTCAACCTACAGCTCGCCCAGAAACCGTATGCCTGCCTTGACTATATTATTTTACATGAGCTTACACATTTAATCACAAGAAAGCATGACGCTACATTTATCGCACACATGGATAAGTGCATGCCTAATTGGCGCGAAATTCGTAAAGAACTCAATGACAGCAGGTTGGACTACTATGAAGCACAGGATGAAAGTCCACTGCAGAAACTGATCGACCAATCTCGTTATGACGATATACGGGACGCAGCCATAGCTTATATTCAAGAGGAACGTTCTGGTGACACGAAAAGGCTGTCGATCGTTGATATGGAAATCGAGAATGTTATCCATATTGAACAGCCAGAAGATGGCGTGATTGCATTCGATGTAATTGCATCATGCGATGTCGAAATGCCGTCCGCTTCTCACAAGGGATATTTTAATGAGCGCTGGCTTAAGATTCATTGTCAGGTCACTCTTGGTATTGATATGAGCGGGTTCCGAATCATGTCTGTTGGTAACTGTGAGATGCAAGAGGAATCTGATAATGACCGCCTGTCCGGAGAGCTGGTACCTATTATCTCTAGCGACCAGTTTGAAGACGAGGCGGAGAAGTTCCTGACAAGGTATTGTCCGGATGCGTTGGATAAACCGATGAGGGTTCCAATCGAGACGATAGCCAGCGATATGAAGCTACATGTTATCGAGGATGTACCTCTATCGGATGATCTTACTTATTTTGGGACAATCATATTTGATAACGTGAATGTTCTCGATAAGCACAGGAAGATTACAATTCGCAATGCTAAACGCGGAACCGTATACCTTGATCAGCGTGTTTCCTATGAGAGATCTGTAGGAACAAAGCGCACTACGCTGGCACATGAGTGTTTTCACTGGTATCGTCATCAGCCATATCATGTGTTGATGAAAATGATAGGTGCTAACGATAATCTTGGAAGAGCTATCCAGTGCCAAATAGCTGCAAACACAACTGATTCAGATAAATGGAAGGCTGTAGACTGGATGGAGTGGCAAGCCAAAGGCGTTGCTCCGAGAATCTTGATGCCTGCGAAAACGACGTGCTTGAAGGCAAATCAGCTTCTTGCAGCTTATGGCGGGATTGATGATGCGAGCATTGCAGCCTATGAGAATGTCATTGATGAAATGGCGGAGCTGTTCGATGTGTCAAGACAGGCCGTAAAGGTTCGTTTGATGGATCTGGGGTATTCCAAAGCCGAAGGTGCATATCCGTTTGTGGATGGTCAGTATGTTCGTGGATATTCATTTGAAGCAGGTGCCTTGGGTAAGAATCAGACATTCACTATTCCTTATGCCGATTTGTTTAAGGCTTACTGTTTCGACCGCGAGTTTAAGAAACTAATTGACAGCGGTCAGTTTGTTTTTACAGATCGTCACCTCGTTCTCAACAATGAGAAATATATAGTGAGGAATCAAGCCGGAAATGTGACACTGTCAGAATATGCACTCACACACATGGATGAGTGTTGCGTTGTTTTCTCGAAGGGGTATAGCTATCAATCGAAATATCAAGGGGCGAAGTATTACACGCAGTTCATGCGGAACGCCGCTCCTGTTGAAAATCAGGTTGAGTATTCCTTTGAACTAAACACGCATAACCGAACGCTACTCGACCAGATTCAGAACGCCAAGCGTCGGTCAGAAGCCCTGCGAAAATATCCCGGTTCCTTTGCCGAAACGCTGGTAGCTTTACAAAAAGAAAGAAAGCTCTCGAATAAACAGTTAGCAGACCGTTCGCTCGTAGGAGAAAAGACCATCCAGCGTTTGAGAAATGATGAAGCGTATCCAACATCTGTACAGACAGTTCTGGCGTTATGCGTAGGACTAAAGCTGCCACTGCCGGAGGCTGAAATGTTTCTTGGTAAAACTGACTTTAAATTAAATTCATTGAAGGGCGAAGGATACGTTTATCAATGCGTAATGGGAGCCTGTGCAGAGAATTCAATTTATGAAATAAATGAAATGCTTAAAGAAAACGGAATTACTCCTCTGGGGAGCGATCCCGGTCTTCAGTAA
- a CDS encoding type I restriction endonuclease subunit R, whose translation MSIGDAEIKTQERVIRFFKEPEILGYQYIGNLSDYPNKNIKEDRLRQYLRLKGYADKLIDAAIMQLQQEAGNLSRGVYDANKTVYSRLKYGIPVSESPEKSPVTVELIDEANPLNNDFAIAEEVTVVEQSEKRPDLVVYLNGIAVAVIELKRSGVSVSEGIRQNLTNQKNSFIQSFFTTIQFCMAGNESEGLRYGTLLTGEKFYMEWKDDGFKEHEEERDPVDVRISKTCEGIENKLLKQIYAMFDKERFIDLIMNFVVFDKGIKKVCRYNQYFGIKRTQQRLTNLRTELHNPNRDPDKPMGGILWHTQGSGKTLTMVWLAKWILTHWAELNARVLIVTDRDELDEQIEKTFTGVDENIARTKSGKDLLNRLNVYDDSLICSLVHKFGRRGGEATENDYDKYIEELKASLPANFEAKGNLVVFVDECHRTQSGKLHTAMKTIMPNAVFIGFTGTPLLKRDKKISIEVFGTYIHAYKYNEGVADGVVLDLRYEYRDVPQDLSSQDRVDQWFDVKTRGLSSRAKAKLKEKWGTMQKVYSSRSRLEKVAWDIIQDFNMKPRLMDGNGNAILVADGIPTACKYYEIFQQMGFKKCAIVSSYTPNKGELRTDTVSDEDDTETFLKYETYLKMLGLDPSDLPNAGSVQVKVEKFEKEAKRKFVEEPANMKLLIVVDKLLTGFDAPPCTYLYIDKRMQDHGLFQAICRVNRLDDDTKDFGYIVDYKQLFGQLQTAMKDYTSGAFEGYDPEDVKGLVKDRHDATVSYFEEVYDAVEELCEGVEEPRGEIQYIHYFCGVSGQSEESDEIYARLREKLYRLVSSLVRAFAEAKPYLIDDISSGKLNEYDKKVTFYIELKKTIGTVSGDFLDLKAYEPDMRKMIDNYITAADAEKIGDFDDLTLLDFVAKQGETLTGEGDSGHKEGAAEAIENNIRKKVIEKVTVNPRYYAKMSEILDKLIEERKQGVLDYAEMLEKYIKLAKDVDCPEDNDKYPESIRKSKALMAIYDNTGEDEKLAIRIHKAVKKQALFGFRDNQVVIRRIKKALYEILGDDSEVERIYKIIEKQEEF comes from the coding sequence ATGAGTATTGGTGATGCCGAAATTAAAACACAGGAAAGAGTGATCCGTTTCTTTAAAGAACCGGAGATCTTGGGCTACCAGTATATTGGTAACCTGTCAGATTATCCGAATAAGAACATCAAGGAAGATCGTCTGCGCCAGTACCTTCGACTGAAGGGCTATGCAGACAAGCTGATTGATGCTGCTATTATGCAGCTTCAGCAGGAAGCCGGGAATCTTTCGCGTGGAGTTTATGATGCTAATAAGACTGTGTACTCACGCTTGAAGTACGGCATTCCTGTCAGCGAGAGTCCAGAAAAATCTCCGGTGACAGTAGAGCTTATTGATGAGGCTAATCCATTGAATAATGACTTTGCCATCGCTGAGGAAGTGACGGTCGTTGAGCAATCGGAAAAGAGGCCGGATCTTGTTGTTTATTTGAATGGTATAGCAGTGGCAGTTATAGAGCTGAAACGAAGCGGCGTCTCTGTATCCGAGGGTATTCGCCAGAATCTGACAAACCAAAAGAATTCATTCATACAGAGCTTTTTTACCACGATACAGTTCTGCATGGCAGGAAACGAATCTGAAGGACTGCGCTATGGAACACTCCTGACTGGGGAGAAGTTCTACATGGAATGGAAGGATGACGGTTTCAAAGAACATGAGGAAGAACGTGATCCGGTAGATGTTCGTATCAGTAAAACCTGCGAAGGCATAGAGAACAAACTCCTGAAGCAGATATATGCCATGTTCGATAAGGAACGTTTTATCGACCTTATCATGAATTTTGTTGTATTTGATAAAGGCATCAAAAAAGTATGCCGGTACAATCAGTATTTTGGCATCAAGCGTACCCAGCAGAGGCTTACTAATCTGAGAACGGAGCTTCACAATCCAAACAGAGATCCGGATAAACCGATGGGTGGTATTCTTTGGCATACACAGGGTTCTGGCAAAACGCTGACAATGGTATGGCTTGCAAAATGGATTCTGACACATTGGGCGGAGCTTAATGCTCGTGTCCTTATCGTGACAGACCGAGATGAGCTTGATGAGCAAATAGAAAAAACATTCACTGGTGTGGATGAGAATATTGCTCGTACCAAGAGCGGTAAAGATTTGCTGAATCGCCTGAATGTATATGATGATTCGCTGATTTGCTCGCTGGTACATAAGTTTGGACGTCGTGGTGGTGAAGCGACAGAGAATGACTATGACAAGTACATAGAAGAGCTGAAAGCGTCCCTCCCTGCCAATTTCGAGGCAAAAGGAAATCTTGTGGTGTTTGTTGACGAATGTCACAGAACACAGTCTGGTAAGCTTCATACGGCGATGAAGACCATCATGCCGAATGCTGTATTTATAGGCTTTACGGGCACTCCACTGCTGAAAAGGGATAAGAAGATCAGTATTGAGGTTTTCGGTACATATATCCACGCTTACAAGTATAACGAAGGCGTGGCCGACGGTGTCGTTCTGGATCTTCGTTATGAATACCGCGATGTTCCACAGGATTTGTCTTCACAGGATCGTGTTGACCAGTGGTTCGACGTAAAGACCAGAGGGCTTTCCTCTCGTGCAAAGGCAAAGCTCAAGGAGAAGTGGGGCACGATGCAGAAGGTGTATAGCTCCCGCTCGCGTCTTGAAAAGGTGGCATGGGATATCATTCAGGACTTTAATATGAAGCCGCGTCTGATGGATGGAAACGGCAATGCGATTCTTGTAGCCGATGGTATTCCTACGGCCTGTAAGTATTACGAAATTTTCCAGCAGATGGGCTTTAAGAAGTGCGCCATCGTATCTTCCTATACACCGAATAAGGGAGAATTGCGAACTGACACCGTCAGCGACGAGGATGATACAGAAACTTTCCTTAAATACGAGACATATCTGAAGATGCTGGGACTTGATCCATCTGATCTTCCGAATGCGGGATCGGTTCAAGTCAAGGTGGAGAAATTTGAAAAGGAAGCAAAGCGCAAATTCGTAGAGGAGCCTGCGAATATGAAGCTCCTCATCGTCGTGGACAAGCTTCTCACCGGGTTTGACGCACCTCCTTGCACGTATCTATACATTGACAAGAGAATGCAAGACCACGGCCTTTTTCAGGCAATCTGCCGAGTCAATCGTCTTGATGATGATACGAAGGATTTTGGCTATATCGTGGATTACAAGCAGTTGTTTGGACAGCTCCAGACCGCAATGAAGGACTATACTTCCGGCGCTTTTGAAGGATATGATCCGGAGGATGTAAAAGGACTTGTCAAAGATCGCCATGATGCTACGGTATCCTATTTTGAGGAAGTGTATGATGCTGTCGAGGAACTCTGTGAAGGCGTCGAGGAACCACGTGGAGAGATCCAGTACATCCATTATTTCTGTGGCGTATCTGGACAGTCTGAGGAGAGCGACGAGATTTATGCACGCCTGAGAGAAAAACTCTATCGTCTTGTGAGCAGTCTTGTCAGAGCCTTCGCAGAAGCAAAACCATATCTGATTGATGACATCTCATCTGGCAAATTGAATGAATATGATAAGAAGGTCACTTTCTACATCGAGTTGAAGAAAACCATCGGTACGGTCAGTGGTGACTTTCTCGATTTGAAGGCATATGAACCTGATATGAGAAAGATGATCGATAACTATATCACGGCAGCGGATGCAGAGAAGATTGGTGATTTTGATGATCTTACCCTATTGGATTTCGTAGCAAAGCAGGGTGAGACACTTACCGGTGAAGGCGATAGCGGCCACAAGGAAGGTGCAGCAGAGGCAATCGAGAATAACATCCGTAAGAAGGTTATCGAAAAGGTCACAGTCAATCCACGCTATTACGCAAAGATGTCAGAAATCCTTGATAAGCTCATTGAAGAGCGTAAGCAAGGAGTTCTTGACTACGCTGAGATGCTTGAGAAATATATAAAGCTGGCCAAGGATGTTGATTGCCCAGAGGATAACGACAAATATCCGGAAAGTATCCGCAAGAGTAAGGCCCTCATGGCTATTTATGATAACACTGGAGAAGATGAGAAACTTGCTATCAGAATCCACAAAGCTGTGAAAAAGCAGGCACTGTTTGGGTTCAGAGATAATCAGGTAGTAATACGAAGAATAAAGAAAGCACTCTATGAGATTTTGGGTGATGACTCTGAAGTGGAGCGCATCTATAAGATCATTGAGAAGCAGGAGGAGTTTTAA
- a CDS encoding sigma-70 family RNA polymerase sigma factor — MQNNDNQKTYFIYVRSTGEKVPVTKEQHNSFYKETDRIRHKEQDHGRCMCPYRFIWRCDGDCLDCEYHAAGDITSLDQPLSDGSGTLGNYISDRSKPMEEVFADRMLLEQLFARLRELDPDADTIIQCWLDDYKISDRAIAEKLGRPQRTFADQMKKIRTELRKVRGH; from the coding sequence ATGCAAAACAATGACAATCAGAAGACTTACTTTATTTACGTTCGCAGCACCGGCGAAAAGGTCCCGGTCACCAAGGAACAGCACAATTCATTTTATAAGGAAACCGACCGCATTCGCCACAAGGAGCAGGATCACGGCAGGTGCATGTGCCCATATCGCTTCATATGGAGATGCGATGGCGACTGCCTTGACTGTGAATATCACGCTGCTGGAGACATCACCTCTCTGGATCAGCCTCTCTCAGATGGCAGCGGCACCCTTGGCAACTATATTTCCGACCGCAGTAAACCTATGGAGGAAGTCTTCGCCGATCGTATGCTGTTGGAGCAGCTTTTTGCCAGACTGCGTGAGCTCGATCCGGATGCTGATACCATCATTCAGTGCTGGCTTGATGATTACAAGATCTCAGATCGTGCAATCGCTGAAAAGCTCGGTCGCCCGCAGCGTACCTTCGCTGATCAGATGAAGAAGATCCGCACGGAGCTCCGTAAGGTCCGTGGCCATTAA